Within the Candidatus Krumholzibacteriia bacterium genome, the region CTCGGGAAACCCCCGGACTTTGAAGTCCGACTCATAGGCAGCGGCATAGAGCGTGAGCCTCTTGCTAAGTCGGTAGCCGAGCTTCCCGCCAACCATGAGGTCTGCCTCCATCGGCAAGAGGTCGAAGGAGAGGGTGGCGGCTCCGAAGTCCATGCCGATTACCCAGCCCCCGGCCGGGGGCTGCACTCGAGGCACCTCCGTAAGAGCCTGTGCCCCGCTTCCACAGATCAGCAGGAATGCAAACAGGCTCACGAAAAGTGTCCTATGTCGTAGAATGTTCATGCCTAATCTCCCTTCCTGATCAATCGAATGTTGCTCTGCTATTACGCCTCTGCATCCATCGCAAAGAGTTCCTGATAGCCCCGATGATCCCGTAGCAGATCCTCGTGCCGGCCTTCATGCAGAATCACTCCATCTTCTATCCATAACACCCGGTCTGCCCGCTTGGCCGTTGCATCACGATGCGTGGAAACAAGAACCGCTGCATCAGGGATCAGGGGACGCATCCGGTCCCAGAAACGGCGCTCTGTGGCTGCATCCAGCGCACTTGTCACATCATCGAGAACCAGCACCTTTGGATCGCCTGCCAGAGCTCGGGCAAGGCTGACCCTCCCCCTCTGTCCGCCAGACAGGTCGCTGCCCCCCTGCTGCAGTTTCCTCTCGGGCGAAAGCTCTCCTTCTATGGAAGCCGTTGCCATGGCGCGCTCCAGGGAATCCTCTGTCAGGAACTCCCTGCCAAAGCGAACATTCTCCCGAACCGTTCCCGTAAAGAGACGGGGCTCCTGGGGAGCATAGGCAAGATGACGGGCCCGGCTATCGTCATTCAGTTCACGCAGGGGAAGATCTGCGAGCTTCACCGTCCCTGAATCCGCCTCCTGAATCCCCATCGCGCACTCCAGAAGCGTGGTCTTACCACATCCAACCGAACCCACAAGAGCCACGGTTTCCCCGGGGCGGAGGTCCAGCGAGATTCCCTCCAGAAGCTTCGTGTCTTTCTGGTGGCGGAAACGAAGATCCGAAAGGTGAAGCACCGGATGACGATCGCGAAGAGATCGTTCTCCGCGAGGGCTTTCTTTCTCCTTCTCCACCTCCAGCAGTCTCTCAATGGAAGTCTTCGTCACATTGGTAGAAACAAAGAACCAGGAGATCGTCCAAAGCGGCATGGTCAGCCCGGAGAGGTAGGCCACAAAAGCATAGAAATCTCCCAGAGTGAACTCCGGATCCTTCACCACGAAGTAGCCACCGAGGAAAAGAACCACGATCAGGCCCGCCTGATTCATCAGTGAGAAAATCCCCTCCAGAATGGCCTGCAAGCTGATGACCCGCTTTTCCGCCTGCTTTCTTCGCAGCAAAACCCGATCGAGCAGTGTTGACTGCGCCTGCTCCATTCCAAAACCGAGGATGATGCGCGATCCGGAGAAACTGCTCTCCAGTTGTTCGACCGTCTCACTGGTGGCCTTCTGTCTCTCAGCGTAACGCTTCTGTTGCATGCCCTCGGTCTTGGCGAGAAGCCGGACGATGATCGGAAGCGGCAGAGCCGAAGCAAGGCTCAGTCGCCAGTCCAGAGCAAACATGATGGACAGGGAAAAGACCAGAGTCAGGATCGCCTCAATGGGTCGAAAGATCCCGGAGCCGCTGTACCAACCGATCTTCTCGAACTGGTCAATGTCGTCGGTCAGCCGGGTCACCAGATCACCCGCGGGATACTTCATGTAGAATCCCTGAGGTTTTCGCAGAATTGTCGCCGCATGCTTCATGCGAACATTCAGGGAGTTCGTGAAGTTCAACCAGGCCCGGGTCGAAGGAAGAACGGCCTGGGTAAGCTCCCGAAGAAGGCCGAGGCCCAGCAAGGCCAGCACCCAGTTCCGCGCTACCTCAATGTTGAAGTCCTCGGTCAGGGCATCGATGATGAACTTGAATATCACCGGGTAGAGCGTGCGCGTCAGGATTCCCAGAGTGGTCAAAGCGAAGAGACCCGCCATGAGGCCGCGGACCTGTTTCCAGTAGGGCAAGAGCCAGCTGAGGACAAAGCGTATCATTGCGGATCCTCCCCGGTCTGGAGCCGCACAAGGTCGGCATAATGCCCTCCCGCTTCCATCAGCTCTTCATGCCGTCCGGACTCGCAAATCCGTCCATCCTCAATGACCAGTATCCGGTTCGCCCTTCGAATTGTTGAAAGCCTGTGGGCAACCACCAGGGTCGTTCTTCCCTCGGTCAGTGTTTCCAGGGTCTTCTGGATCTTTCGTTCCGTCCCTGGATCCACACTGCTGGTGGCCTCATCAAGAACCAGTATCTTAGGATCCACTGCCAAGGCTCTTGCGAAGGCCATCAACTGGCGCTGCCCGTAGCTGAGTTCCTCACCCCGCCCGACCATGACCGTGTCGTATCCCTTCTCCAGTCCGGAGATCAGATCATCAAGGCCTGCCGTCTGTGCAGCCTCTACCACGCGCTCGCGGGGAATATCCTCCCGAAAGGCGCGCAGGTTTTCAGTCACACTGACGGGAAAGAGAAACAGATCCTGAAAGACCATGCCGAAAAGCCGTCGCAGTTCAATCGGGTCAAAGTGCCGGAGATCCTGTCCATCCAACAGCACACGGCCCCGATCCGGATCCATGAATCGACAGGCCAGATTCACGACACTGCTCTTTCCACCGCCCGTTGGACCCACCAGTGCCAGAGTTTCGCCGGCCTTCAACTGGAAGCTGATGTCACGAAGAACCGGTGTATCTTCCTCGTAGGAAAAGTCCACCTTTTCAAATCGAATCTCTCCCGCGTCACGGGGCACAGGAACAGGATCCCGGGGAGACGGGACATCGGGGCTGCGTTCCAGTGCCGCAAAAATGCGATCCGCGGCACCGCCGGCGCGCTGTATCTCCGCCAACTGCTCACTGAGGGCAATGATGGGCCAGTAGATTTGCGCGATGTACTGGGCAAAGAGAACCAGTGCACCCACGGTGATCGTGCCTTCGCCGATCCAGCGGCTTCCCATCCAAAGGGCGATGACCGTCATCACCACTTCCAGAAAACCGAGTCCATGAAAAAACCCGTACTCGATGTAGCCCAAACGAATGATGAAGCGGTTGTAGCCCAGGTTCTCCCGACGGATCTTCTCTTCTGCCCAGCCCACTTGACCGGCTGCCTGAAGGAAACGGGCAGAGGGAACCATCTCGGCAATCACACCCGTCAGTTTTGCGTAGAGAGAGCGCTCCTTCCGAAAGCGGGGGCGCATCCAACGAAAGAGAAACAGGGTTCCCCCCACCATGACCGGAACCACCATGACAGCCACCAGAAAGAGCCTCAGGTCCACACTTGCCAAAACGGTCATCGCGCCGAGCAGAACTCCGAGCGCACTCAGGATGCGCATCATCATCGTGCTGGTCAGGGCAACAAGCCGCTGGGAATCTGATTCGATGCGACTGACAAGAGTCCCCGTCGGCAGTTTCGTCAGCCAGAGAAGACCCAGATCCAGAAAGCGGCGAAAGAGATCGCGCTTGATCCCGTTGACAGCCTCTACGCCAGCATGCCCGAGCAGGACGGTCGCAGACATTGTGGCAAGACCGGAACCGATCATCAGGCCGAGATAGGCCAGCGCCGTGCGGAACAGCGAAGACAGATCGCCGGAAGGAACATCCACGTCAATGATATGCTTGAAGAGCAGGGGCTGGCCAAGAGTCATGGCAACCGCGACCAGGGAAAGCAGGAAGGAGACTCCAAAGGCCAGGCGGTGTTCACGGACATAGGGAGCCACTCTGCGAAGCATATCCCAGGTGGGCAGCCTGCCCTGCAGTTCCTTGTCATCGAGTCCGTGACTGTCGTGCCACCACATTGCTCAAGCCCCTGTTCGGAAGAACTCAGGGCTACACAAGGTGGCCCGGGAAGTCAAGAATTGGTGCTGAGAGCCCACGAAGCCGCACAATAAAAAGCCCCCGCCCAAGAGCGGGGGCTTCGATGCTTGACAGTATCTAACTAGAAGATCGCCTTCAATGAACTCCAGGTCGCATTCTCCGTGGCGGTATCGCCTTCAGGAAGAATGACCGTGGCGTGATCGGGAGCGTCGACAGTGATGTCATCGACCCAGACCGTGTCGCCAGCACTGGAGTAGGTGCGAACGTGAATCACAATTCCGGTGTGACCAGAGACGGACCATGTTTTGTTCGCCTCATCCCAGCCTTCTCCCGGACCATAGTCGGACTGCCCGCTGGCAGATCCGTTATAGCCGGTAATGTCATCGGGATTGTCGTTCCAGTTCGCCCAAATGCGGCAGGAAGGTGCCGCACCCGGAGTCGTATCATAACGGAAGAATGACGCAAAGACAGAGTCCCCGTCCTGCAGGCCCTGGACCCAGATCAGGTAGGCCTGCGGAGTGGAACTGGAAGCATTGTCGATGCAGCGAAGGCTGTAGTCTCCCGAGTGAACGGGATCCGGGGCGCCAACCACTTCCGCGATGATTGGAGGTTCGCCATTACCATAGTAGCCCAAAGGCAGCCCGCCATCTTCGAAACCGTAGGTGAATACGGCTCCCCAAGCGGTGACAGCCACGAGCATCAGAGAGGCGAAGAGCACTTTCTTCATAAGGACACTCCTGTTTGCATAACGTGATGTCTGATCCTGTTTGCCCGGAAAGACCTGTGCGCACAAAATGGCCCCATCGGACTATTAGATAATATCACAGAATGGAAAGCGTGTCAATTCTCGCGAGGCGCGCAAGTTGTTACGCCAAGGCAGGTACAAAAACCCCAGCTCCGTTTCGGGAGCCGGGGGATCGAATTGCCTAGGCGCTGGCACCCTGTTTGAGAACTCCCAGCTCAAGGCCCACCTTGGTGAAGGCGGCAATGGCCTTGTTCAGTTGCTCGCGATCGTGAGCAGCGGAGATCTGCACCCGGATCCTCGCCTGTTCGCGGGGAACCACGGGGAAGAAGAAACCGATCACATAGATGCCCTCTTCAAGCATCCTGTTCGCAAAGTCCTGACTGAGTTTTGCATCACCCAGCATGATGGGAACGATGGGATGCACGCCGGGAATGATGTCAAAGCCAGCGGCCGTCATCTTTTCGCGGAAGTACTTGGTGTTCTCCTCGGTGCGGTCCCTGAGTTCCGTGCTTTCCATGAGGATTTCCACGGTCTTCATCGCAGCGGCCACCATGGCAGGAGCAAGCGTGTTGCTGAAAAGGTAGGGACGACTGCGTTGGCGCAAGAGGTCGATGATTTCCTGGCGACCGGTGGTGAAGCCACCGGAAGCTCCTCCCATCGCCTTGCCCAGTGTGGACGTAATCACATCGACCCTGCCCAGAGCTTCACAGTGCTCGACACTCCCGCGTCCTGTGGCGCCAAAGAAGCCGGTAGCATGGGAATCGTCCACCATGACCATGGCACCGAACTCATCGGCAAGGTCACAGACCTTGTCCACCTGCGCGACAATGCCGTCCATGGAGAACACGCCATCGGTGGCGATCATGATGCGTTTTGCACCATCAGCTTTGGCCTGTTCGAGCTGCTTGCGCAGGTCTTCCATGTCGTTGTTGGCGTAGCGGTAGCGCACGGCCTTGCAGAGGCGAACTCCATCGATAATCGAAGCGTGGTTCAGGGAGTCGCTGATGATGGCATCTTCCTTGTCCAGCAGGACTTCAAAGAGCCCGGCATTGGCATCGAAGCAGGAACTGTAGAGAATGGTATCCTCGCTACCGAAGAACTCGGCAATCTTCCCCTCCAGCTGCTTGTGGATATCCTGGGTTCCGCAAATAAAACGCACCGACGAAAGACCAAAGCCGTGGGAGTCCATGCCATCCTTGGCGGCCTGGATGATGCGATCATCATTTGCCAGTCCCAGATAGTTGTTCGCGCAGAAGTTCAGCACTTCTGCACCGGAGTCCAGTTGGATTTCCGCCTTCTGATCGCTGACGATGATGCGTTCGCGCTTGTAAAGCCCCGCTTCCTCGATCTCGGCCAGGGTGTTTTTCAGTTCCTCACGTACCTTGTCGAACATCGCATCCTCCTAGGCGTTCGCCAACAGTCCTTGTTCGTGCTTTCTGCGAAGAGCGGTCAGCATGTCCTCGGTCATTGCATCCAGATCGTAGCCGGGTTTCCAGCCCCATTCCTTGCGTGCAACACTGTCATCAATCGAGTCGGGCCAACTGTCGGCAATGGCCTGGCGGAAATCCGGTTCATATGTACAACTGAACTCGGGAATGTGCTTGCGAATACTCTCCGCCAGTTCCCCGACGGAAAAACTCATCGCAGCCACATTGAAGTCATTGTGATGTTCCAGATTCTCCAAAGGCGCTTCCATCAGGTCGATCGTCGCCTTGATGGCATCGGGCATGTACATCATAGGAAGCACCGTGTCCTCGCGCACGAAACACTCATAGCTTCCCTTGAGAACCGCGTCGTAATAGATAGCCACGGCATAGTCCGTGGTGCCCCCGCCAGGAAGTGTCTCGTGGCTGATGATGCCGGGATAGCGAACACCGCGACAGTCCAGTCCAAAACGTTTGAAGTAGTAGTCTGCGAGCAGTTCGCCGGCCACCTTCGTCACTCCATACATGGTCTTGGGCTTGAGAATGGTGTCATTCGGAGTGTCAAGAAGCGGCGTTTCCGGGCCGAAGGCCGCGATGGAACTGGGAACAAAGACGCGCGTCAGTTCCCGCTCCACCCCGATGTCCAGAATATTCTTCAGGCCATCCATGTTCACAGACCAGCAGAGCCAGGGCTTCTCCTCGCCAACAGCTGACAGGATCGCCGCCATGTGGTAGATGGTGTCGATTCCGTACTTGTCCATGACCCCTTCGACCGATTCCTTATCCACCACATCGATGTACTCGAAAGGACCGGACTCCAGGAGCTCCTTGCTTGGCGCAGTCTTGCGCCCGGTGGCCAGTACGTTTTCCGCGCCATACTTCTCTCTCAGGGCCATGATCAGCTCGCTGCCGATCTGTCCCACTGCCCCGGTGACAAGGATCTTCTTCATTTCCCCGGACATGCTCACCTCTCCGAAAGGGTTTCGATGACCCCTCGAAAGTACTCAAATCAGACTGCGGAATCAAGAATCTGTAGGGCATGAAAAAGCCTCCCCGAAAGGGGGAGGCGGAGAAGGAAAGTCATGTTCCTACTTGAGAAGGAGCATTTTCCGAGTTTCGTTTCGATCTGCTGTCTGCAGTCGGTAAAAATAGAGGCCGGAACTGACTCTCTGGCCGGATTCATCGCGCCCGTCCCAGCTTACGATCTGCTGACCGGCTTCCTGTTGTCCGTTTCGAAGCACCCGAATCTCACGGCCTTCGACATCATAGACCACAAGGCTGGCCGCCACAGGATCGGAGAGCGAGAAGCGAATCTCCGTCTTCGGATTGAAGGGGTTGGGGTGATTCTGGTGGAGCTTCACAGCAAGCGGAACATCCGGAGTCGAGGTCATGTCGGGGATCAGCCAGTTGATGATCCTCTGCATCACCTGAGCACGGTCGGTTGCGTTGTTGATCGCTTCGTAACCGAAGGCAAAGTACACAACACGGTAGCCATCGTCTGCCTTGACGGCTGCATTGCGATAGCTGTTGTAGGTGAAGATCGCGGACGAACCATTGCCATAGGGATCAATGTCGCTGGGGTACTGCTGGTTGTTCGCACCGTCACCGCCAATGATGGTCAAGTCTATGCCGTCGCTGATCTCGTCCCCGGCTACACCTTGCAAGGTGTAGTCGTTCGTGTCATCGGCGACATAGGTAGCGTGCAGAGTCTCCCGATACCAGGTATAGGCAGCACCACCCTGGTCATGGAGTTCCCAGCCGATGTCCTGCCCGGAAGCAAAGAGCGCACCTCCCGATTCCAGGTAACCCGTAAGAGCTTCCCGATCTTCCGGAGTGAAGGTCGGGAAGGCCCAGCCCACATTCCAGATGACTGCATCGAAGTGCGACAGGATTTCCGCACTCACCGGAGTGGAATTGCGATCCCAGACACCGTAGCTGCGCACCGTGGTTTCCAGAGCCGCCGTGAAGTAGTCCTCATAGCTCTCGGAACCGTCGTCGTCGACGACAAGGACATCCAGACCCTCCGTAAGGTAAGTGTAGGAGAAGTCGCGAGTCGTTCCTCCTGTTGCCGATGTGATCGACATGGTGGCCGAGCCGAAGCCCAGGTCCACTACATCCAGTACCACATGGAAACTGGCGGAAGCTCCCGGAGGAAGGGTGATGTCGAGGCTTGCGAACTGGTTTTCCCCGTCCGTAAACCAGCCGGACCAGCCGACAGGAAGAGACGAAGTGTCAAACTCGATATGGTAATCGTCCTGCAGGGTCCCCGTATTGAAAACGGCAAAGTCCCCGCTGCTCCAGGAACCACTCTGGCCCACCACCACACGATCGCCGAGGGTGTAGAACCGGAACGAGTAATCGGGCTGGGGGTAACTCGTCGTGGACTGGTAGATGTAGCCGTCAGAGTCGCGTTGCACAAAGGCCACAATGCGAAGGTCGTCGAGCTTCCAGTCGGGATTCACGGCAAAATCCTGTGTGAAAGTTTGGCTTTCGCCATCCTGGGAAACGGTCAGGGCCGTGTCCTGAAGCATGTCCCGAAGCACATCCGTGTAGGTAGTGCTTCCATACACCAGATTGTTCTCGACAACATAGAGACGCACAAAGGTGTTCGAGATGTCGGCAATGTCATCAACAACATCCACCTGGATGCTGACCGAAGGAGAGCCGGAGAAATTGAAGTTCGTGATCTTCAGCGCAATGGGACTGGAGTCATCCAGGATTCCCAGAACCAGAGGGTCGTAGGTAGCGCCCGTGGCTGTCGTTGTGCCACCGCCCACGACATGATCCACGCCGCCAAAGACACAGTCGGGGATGCCGCCCATGCCATAGTAGTTGCAACGGTCATCAGCGTCCGGACTTCCAAGACCGCCGCTGGTCTGCATCAGTCGAACCGCATCGAACTCGACACGGTCGTACCGGGACTTCATGACTTCCAGTCCCTGGTACGCTTGAGGGCAGTAGGTTCACCAGGTGGCAGCACCCAGTTCCGCGAGTGCTGCGCGGGGAACCGGGGCTGCATGGGCGGGGATGAAGACAAAGAGCAGGGCAAGACCCAGCAAGAAGCGCAGGGGTTTCATGCTTTCCTCCTGTAAATGGGGTTCCGTGAATTATAGCACGCAGAACCCCGGAAAGCCATGAAATCACTGTCTGTCGGCGAGTTCTCTCAGTCGGTCAAAGCTGTAAATGCCGGTATTATGCCCGTCACTGAACGCGATCTGGATGGCATATCGCCCGACTGCAGTGATCTGAAGGGGATGGACATTCTCCGGAACTGATTCCGGGGCAAGAAGGGCTGCCCCGGTCATCTCCTCCACGCAGGAAGCGCAGGCGCAGGCCAGGCGCAGTTGTCGCGCCCCGTAGACCACGGTGACTCCGTCTTTCCAGGTGATGGAAACATCGTGTTCGCCGGAGCGAGTGATCTCTGTGGGCGTGATCTTTTCTTCGTTCATATCAGAAACTGATCTTCAGGGACTGCTCATCCATCGCACGAATGCTGGCCTGAGCTGCAACCTGGGAAGCGATCGCTTCAAAAGACTTCGAATGGGGACTCTCCGGTTCACTGATCAGAATCGGCACACCGGAATCCGACTGCTCACGGATGGCGGTAGCCAAAGGAAGTTCCCCGAGGAAAGGAAAGTTCAGCTTCTCGGCTGCATCTCTTGCACCTGAATTGCCGAAGATTTCCTCTCTCTCGCCACAGTGAGAGCAATGATGGTAGCTCATGTTCTCCACCATTCCGAGCACAGGGGTTTTCAGGGTGCCAAAGAGACTGATTGCCTTCTTTGCCACCTTGAGAGCCACATCCTGGGGCGTGGAAACGATCACGGCACCGGTCAGGGGAAGTTTCTGGCAAAGACTGAGTTGGATGTCGCCCGTGCCGGGTGGAAGGTCGATGATCATGTAGTCCAGTTCCCCCCACTCGACATTGCCGAGAAACTCGTCGATCATTTTCACCAGCATGGGGCCACGCCAGATGACGGCCTGGTCATCGTCGAGGAAGAAGCCCATGGACATGACTTTCACGCCGTGCCGCTCGGGAGGATGAATCCTCTCTCCATCAATCTGTGGCGGGCTTGTAATTCCCATGATCGTGGGGATGCTGGGCCCGTAGATATCCAGATCCATCAGCCCGACCTTTGCGCCGCTCTTTGCAAGGGCTACCGCCAGGTTAGCGCTGACAGTGCTCTTGCCCACACCACCCTTGCCACTGGCTACGGGGACAAGATGCTTCACTCCGGGCAAGGGCTTCATTTCGGGCAGGCCCTGAGCCTGTCGAACCTGGGCCGTCAGGGTTAGCTCCACGCTTTCCACGCCCTCGACCGCCCTTACCGCGTTTTCCGACTGCTCTTTCATCTGGTCTTTCACCGGGCAGGCCGGTGTGGTCAGCTCCAGATCGAAGCTCACCTTTCCACCGTCCATGTTCAGGTTCTTGATGAATCCCAGGGAAACGATGTCGCGACCCAAGTCGGGGTCCATCACGGAGGAGAGTGCTTCCAGAATCTGGTCTTTGGAGGGCATGGTATTCCTTTCGGTGGCTTGCAAGAAAAGGACTCATCGCAATTCCGGCAAGGTCTTTCAGGAGTCGGAGTGCTTTCGGAACACGCGCAGGTGACGGCGCGCCCAGGGTAGAAGAGCCAGAAGAATCAGCATTACCAGCACAGGAAGCCACCAATCCCGCCAATGGAAACCATCCTGCAGGCCTCGCGTCAGCGCATCGGCGCCCACCACATAGAAGACCGTGCCGGGCATCATGCTGAGGACGGTCCAGAGAAGGTAGGTGCGAAAGCGCAGTCGGGTCAGTCCGAAACCGAAGTTCAAAAGGGCGAAAGGAATGACAGGAAAGAGCCGGGTCAGGATCACTACCAGGGGACCATTGCGTTCTGTGGCTCGTTCCAGACTGCGGAAAATCTCGCGCCCCGACAGCCTCCTGCTTACGGCATCTCGAGCCAGGGTTCTTGCCAGAAGGAAGGAAATCGAAGCCGCAAGGGCAGAGCCGATCGTTGCGAGAATAAAACCGAGAACTGGTCCGTAAACAGCACCGGCCAACAGGGGGAAGGGAACTCCCGGCAGAGCCGCGGCACCGGCTAGGGCAAAGGCGAGAACATAGACCAGCATGCCCTGTAGCCCGCGGTCGAGGATCCAGAGTTTAAATTCCAGCAGGTCTCCCCCAAGACCCAGATGCCGGGCGAGCAGGGTGAGAGTAATGATCAACAAGGGAAAGAGAAGGAGCCGAATTCTGCGCCAGCGCCTTCTCCATTGAACTGCGGTTCTTGAATCCATAAGAGGAATCTAGCAAGAGATCACAGTGCGGGAAAGCCGGAATGCATAACTTCCCCATTAGACAGTAATAAAAAGAAAACGGCACAGAGTTTCCGATCGAGCCTCCTCCTTCCATCCTGCACCCGAAGAGTCTTCATCGTTTCGCTTCGCCCATTCGACAGAAACCGGGGAACTGCTCCGCAACTGGAATGCGAATCTACTGCGTGCTATACTTGTTTTCAGGTCTTCGTCGTGCAGAAAGGCGTCCATGCGTACTGCATTTCAAGTTGCACTCATCCTGATCTTCTTCCTGGCCATTCCGGTTCTGGCCACTACCTACATGGTGCTTCCTGACGGAAGCGGCTTCTTCCCGGACATCAAGACGGCCATCCAGAACACCTGGCACGGAGATCTCATCCTGCTTGGCGATGGCACTTTTACGGGACCGATGAACTGCGATCTGGATTTCGGCGGGAAACTACTCAGCATCGAGTCGGCCAGCGGCAATCCGGAGAACTGCATCATTGACTGCGGTGGCAGCCCCGCCGAGCCGCACCGGGGTTTCTGGCTTCACACCAATGAGGGAGCCGGCTGTCTGATTCGCGGCATCACGATCCGCAATGGCTATGGCTACGGTGCGGGAATCTACCTTGCCTATGGAGCAAGACCCACGATCCAGAACTGCATCATCGAAGACAATCACGCAGGCGATGGCTCTGGCGGCGGCATTGCATGTCGGGAGTTTTCTGCGCCCACCATCTCGAACTGTATCATTCGAAACAACACGGCCGAATACGGGGGCGGCGTCTACATCTTCCAGTCCTACCCGAGTCTCAGTTCCTGCGACATTATCGGAAACGAAGCCTATTACCTGCAATCCGGAGTCAACGGTTCCGGCGGCGGAGTGCGCATGGACTGGTCCTCTCCCGATTTCACGGATTGCCTCATCGCCGACAACCACTGCGGAGATCGGGTGGGAGGTCTTGCGGCCTGTCAGTCCAGCCCCACGCTGGTCGGATGTACTATCGCAGGGAACTCGGCTCCCAATGATGTCGGCGGGTTTGATGGCATCGAGTCACAACTGCATCTGGAACGGTGTCTGATCTGGGGGAACCAGAGCGACTTTGGAATGAATGATGTTCGCGTGGGGGTTTTCAGCGTGATCTACTTCGACACCTGCGACTGGAATCCACTCGGCACCCGTATCGACGGAACCATGGTCGACTTCGGAGGGAATCTCAATCTGGATCCCTGGTTCTGCGACTCCGGTGACTGGACCGTGCAAGGCAATTCGCCCTGCCTGCCGCCGAACAACTGGAGCGGTGTGCTGATCGGCGCGCGCGGAGAGGGTTGCCCGGATCCCGCAGTAGAGCCAATGAACTGGAGTGTGCTGAAGTCGCTTTTTTAGCGATGCAGTTGATCCCAAATCAGTTCACATGCCAACTGAATGCCCGTACCGATGGCCTCTTCCGGGGGATCCAGATCGGCGCGGTGCAGGGTCATCTCCCGGTCATCCCTGCCAATGCCAAGCCGGAACTGGAAACCGGGAACCCGTTTTCCATAATAGGAAAAATCCTCGCCCCCCATGGCCGGCTCGTAGAGAGTCTCCCTCTCCGGGCCCAGAACCTTCCGAAAGACCTCGCGACACTGATCCACCAGTTCCGGATTGTTGTAGCCGGCCGCCGTTCCGAAGTAGTAGAGCAGTTCCGGTTCCGGTGCACCCGCCGCCTCGGCAAGTGCCATCACCCTGCGCTCGATCATCTCGCTGAGCGCCTTTCTGGTTTCCTCATCCCGGCTTCTTACCGTCGCCTCCAGGACAACTTCGTCGGGGATCACATTGCTCTTCCTGCCACCTTCAATACGCCCCACTGAAATCACACAGGGATGATTCACGCTGACTTCTCTTGCAACGATTGACTCGAAGGACAGAACCATTTTCGCTGCCAGGCTCACCGGGTCAATGGCCTTGTGAGGGTAGGCTCCGTGGCCTCCCCGCCCTTTTACGGTGAGCTGAAATCCATCCACATTCGCAGACGAAGGCCCCGGGCAGGAACCCACACTTCCAAGAGGAATGGTCGGATGAACATGAAGAGCCAGGGCACACTTGGGCAAGCGTCCTTCTTCAAAGAGACC harbors:
- a CDS encoding Mrp/NBP35 family ATP-binding protein, coding for MPSKDQILEALSSVMDPDLGRDIVSLGFIKNLNMDGGKVSFDLELTTPACPVKDQMKEQSENAVRAVEGVESVELTLTAQVRQAQGLPEMKPLPGVKHLVPVASGKGGVGKSTVSANLAVALAKSGAKVGLMDLDIYGPSIPTIMGITSPPQIDGERIHPPERHGVKVMSMGFFLDDDQAVIWRGPMLVKMIDEFLGNVEWGELDYMIIDLPPGTGDIQLSLCQKLPLTGAVIVSTPQDVALKVAKKAISLFGTLKTPVLGMVENMSYHHCSHCGEREEIFGNSGARDAAEKLNFPFLGELPLATAIREQSDSGVPILISEPESPHSKSFEAIASQVAAQASIRAMDEQSLKISF
- a CDS encoding M20 family metallopeptidase, whose translation is MTRRLLLLLCLPLLASATPDFEGIMEEFRPSAVLERRKLHRNPELSLREFATQEFLKVRLEKIPGVELIEGDWGTGLVAILHGGKPGPLVAWRTDMDALPVTENTGLAFASTRVDTLSGGRSAGVMHACGHDLHMTIALGMMRALSIVRDEMPGSVMLICQPAEEIGAGALQLLEAGLFEEGRLPKCALALHVHPTIPLGSVGSCPGPSSANVDGFQLTVKGRGGHGAYPHKAIDPVSLAAKMVLSFESIVAREVSVNHPCVISVGRIEGGRKSNVIPDEVVLEATVRSRDEETRKALSEMIERRVMALAEAAGAPEPELLYYFGTAAGYNNPELVDQCREVFRKVLGPERETLYEPAMGGEDFSYYGKRVPGFQFRLGIGRDDREMTLHRADLDPPEEAIGTGIQLACELIWDQLHR
- a CDS encoding DUF971 domain-containing protein, producing MNEEKITPTEITRSGEHDVSITWKDGVTVVYGARQLRLACACASCVEEMTGAALLAPESVPENVHPLQITAVGRYAIQIAFSDGHNTGIYSFDRLRELADRQ
- a CDS encoding TVP38/TMEM64 family protein, which gives rise to MLIITLTLLARHLGLGGDLLEFKLWILDRGLQGMLVYVLAFALAGAAALPGVPFPLLAGAVYGPVLGFILATIGSALAASISFLLARTLARDAVSRRLSGREIFRSLERATERNGPLVVILTRLFPVIPFALLNFGFGLTRLRFRTYLLWTVLSMMPGTVFYVVGADALTRGLQDGFHWRDWWLPVLVMLILLALLPWARRHLRVFRKHSDS
- a CDS encoding right-handed parallel beta-helix repeat-containing protein, translating into MRTAFQVALILIFFLAIPVLATTYMVLPDGSGFFPDIKTAIQNTWHGDLILLGDGTFTGPMNCDLDFGGKLLSIESASGNPENCIIDCGGSPAEPHRGFWLHTNEGAGCLIRGITIRNGYGYGAGIYLAYGARPTIQNCIIEDNHAGDGSGGGIACREFSAPTISNCIIRNNTAEYGGGVYIFQSYPSLSSCDIIGNEAYYLQSGVNGSGGGVRMDWSSPDFTDCLIADNHCGDRVGGLAACQSSPTLVGCTIAGNSAPNDVGGFDGIESQLHLERCLIWGNQSDFGMNDVRVGVFSVIYFDTCDWNPLGTRIDGTMVDFGGNLNLDPWFCDSGDWTVQGNSPCLPPNNWSGVLIGARGEGCPDPAVEPMNWSVLKSLF
- a CDS encoding FlgD immunoglobulin-like domain containing protein, giving the protein MKSRYDRVEFDAVRLMQTSGGLGSPDADDRCNYYGMGGIPDCVFGGVDHVVGGGTTTATGATYDPLVLGILDDSSPIALKITNFNFSGSPSVSIQVDVVDDIADISNTFVRLYVVENNLVYGSTTYTDVLRDMLQDTALTVSQDGESQTFTQDFAVNPDWKLDDLRIVAFVQRDSDGYIYQSTTSYPQPDYSFRFYTLGDRVVVGQSGSWSSGDFAVFNTGTLQDDYHIEFDTSSLPVGWSGWFTDGENQFASLDITLPPGASASFHVVLDVVDLGFGSATMSITSATGGTTRDFSYTYLTEGLDVLVVDDDGSESYEDYFTAALETTVRSYGVWDRNSTPVSAEILSHFDAVIWNVGWAFPTFTPEDREALTGYLESGGALFASGQDIGWELHDQGGAAYTWYRETLHATYVADDTNDYTLQGVAGDEISDGIDLTIIGGDGANNQQYPSDIDPYGNGSSAIFTYNSYRNAAVKADDGYRVVYFAFGYEAINNATDRAQVMQRIINWLIPDMTSTPDVPLAVKLHQNHPNPFNPKTEIRFSLSDPVAASLVVYDVEGREIRVLRNGQQEAGQQIVSWDGRDESGQRVSSGLYFYRLQTADRNETRKMLLLK